ACAAATGTTGATACAAGTATTTCTACTAAAGAAAAACTAATTCTATTGTTAGATTCTATCGAAAGTCATGAACAGAAAAAGAAATTTTTCGAAGAGAGTTATTTTCAGTCTAAACAAAAGCGAGATGAACTTTTGCAAGAAAAGGAACATTATGAAAAAATGCTTTTGACAGAAGACGAACAAATTACTTTTAATGAGAAATATAAGATAATTGGAGAAAAAGAGCTTCTTGAGAAAAATCTAAAAGAAGTAGAAAGTGGTACCTTGCTACATATTACAAACAGTTGGAAGGAAAAAGTTATTCCACTTTCATTGCTAGGATTAACTGCTGTACTTTTTTTGAAAGGTGAACTCATTATTGCAGGTGGTGTCTTTTTATTAACAGCGATTTTCTTTTTCTTACATATTGGAGATAAAAGTAGTAGTAAAATAAACAATTTGCATCAACTCCAGCAAAAATTACAAGTATTAAATAAGCAATTAAACAGCGAACTTACAAAAAATGAGATAGAAATGAAACTAAAAGAACACGAACAAGCTACTTATACGCTTCGTGCTCAAAAAGCATTACTTCTAAATGCTGAATCTAATCATGAAAAATATACAGAACAATTTGTAGATTGGCAGTATGAGGAGGACTTGTTAAAAGATAAACTAAAGAGTATGGCTAAACAATACCGTTTTAATGAAACATTAAGTACGAAAGCTTTCCGAGAATCTTTTAACTTATTAGAAGAAGGAAAGAAAAAAGTACTTACTTTACAAAGGTTAGAAACAGCAGAAAGACAAGTGCATAACGAATTAGTTTTTTGGGATGAGGAAGTTAAAGCGCTATGTACTATATGTTCGATAGATTTCCAGGAGAAATGGCAGAGAGTTTTTGAAACGTTATATGCGAAACTGTCTATCGAGAAAGAAAAACAATATAAAAAGCTAGAATTTGAAAACGAAAAAAAGAAACTTATGGTGAATTACTCGCAATGGAATGAAAAATGTTTAAGTATTGAACGACAATGTGAACAATTGCTAAAGCAAGCAAATGTTACAAACGAAGAAGATTTCATAAAAAAAGCACATGTAAATAAAAAAGCAAATGACATTAAACAAAAAATTACGTTGTTAGATGCGCAGCTATCTACACAAATAAAAGCTGAAGAAAAAGAAGTAGTTAATAAAAAGCTAAATAATGGGAAAAAACAAGTGCAGGAAGAACTTTATGAACTTGAAACGCATCTGAATGCTCTAATGACCGATGAAGAAAAGGTTCAACAGCAAATAACAAGTAACAATCTATTGACAGAACAACTCGAAGCAGACGGAAGCTATTCAGAATTACTGCAACAATATGAAATTGAAAAAAGTAAATTAAATAAATTAGCAGAGGAATGGGCAGTACTTGCAATAGCATCTAATGTTCTTGAACGGACAAAGAATGAATTTAGACTAGAAAGGTTACCTAAAGTAATCAAGGTAGCTACGCAATACTTGACAATCTTTACAAAACATCGCTATGTTAAGATATTAGCACCTATAGAAGAAAATAGTTTTATCGTTGAACGAAAAGATGGGCGAAGATTTTCTCCAAAAGAATTAAGTAGAGGTACGAAAGAACAACTTTATTTAGCTCTTCGATTAGCCTTAGCTAATGTTTATCCATCTCAAACACCATATCCGCTAATCGTTGATGATATTTTTGTCAATTTTGATAGTATTAGAACAAAAAGAGCAGTGGAAGTGTTAAGGAAAGCATCAGAAGACCATCAAGTTATCTTTTTTACATGTCATCACCATTTGCTCATACATTTTACAGATAAAGAAGTCACGACACTTTCTGTAAAAGCTAATGGAATACAGGAAGAAGGGTATGAAGTAAGCTAGTGAAAAATTTACGCTCACTTATAATATTAATGTTTAGTCTTTTTATCATTATGGTAGGGATAGGTATAGTCATACCAGTATTACCTTACTATGTTGAAGATTTTGGAGCATCAGAAATTACACTTGGATTTTTATTTGCGATATTTGCACTAATGCAATTTTTATTGGCACCTTTTTGGGGGAATATTTCTGACCGAATCGGTAGGAAACCATTGATAATATTAGGATTGATTGGTTTTTCTGTAGGGGAATTTATTTTTGCTTTTGCCACAGACATATGGATGCTTTTTGTTTCTCGTATGATTGCGGGTGCATTTGGTTCGGCACTAATGCCAACAGCAATGGCATATGTATCGGATGTTACTTCAAATGAAAAGCGTGCCCAAGGAATGGGAATGCTTGGTGCTGCAATGGCGTTTGGTATAGTTATCGGACCAGGAATCGGCGGGTGGTTAGCACAAGATAATTTAGCAACACCTTTCTTATTTGCGGGTATCGCAGCTTCGTTTGCAGCTTTATTAGCGTTGATCTTTTTAAAGGAATCACTAAAGAAAGAAGACAGGGAAGAAGTTACT
This genomic interval from Lottiidibacillus patelloidae contains the following:
- a CDS encoding ATP-binding protein, yielding MKLTKIDIYGFGQFENFSMTFNENFQVIYGVNEAGKSTMMNFIKCILFGFPNRNKNIYLPKGSKRYGGSVSIKTKNYGTLTIERIDENKNITVFCEDGSKKGEDFLAEILTEIDETHFEGIFSFGIDGLQDIEKIQDDELNDFLLGAGMTGNVSISGIEQRLEKKQQELFRVSGKKPKINEQIKVLDTLESKINAWKEKRQSYDHMLENQKGLHVRLEQIKQDKSDLIGKYKTLEKVESLLPLHEEKVQLLYQLQELTTYEPFPEEGLHRFEQWKSQYITVKAEQKHYERQLNEIEKNINEIKENRNILAAEKRIQHVRENESLYDVKLKEKATLELDIKNLREDLQLLVEKLGKHWSISDLTNVDTSISTKEKLILLLDSIESHEQKKKFFEESYFQSKQKRDELLQEKEHYEKMLLTEDEQITFNEKYKIIGEKELLEKNLKEVESGTLLHITNSWKEKVIPLSLLGLTAVLFLKGELIIAGGVFLLTAIFFFLHIGDKSSSKINNLHQLQQKLQVLNKQLNSELTKNEIEMKLKEHEQATYTLRAQKALLLNAESNHEKYTEQFVDWQYEEDLLKDKLKSMAKQYRFNETLSTKAFRESFNLLEEGKKKVLTLQRLETAERQVHNELVFWDEEVKALCTICSIDFQEKWQRVFETLYAKLSIEKEKQYKKLEFENEKKKLMVNYSQWNEKCLSIERQCEQLLKQANVTNEEDFIKKAHVNKKANDIKQKITLLDAQLSTQIKAEEKEVVNKKLNNGKKQVQEELYELETHLNALMTDEEKVQQQITSNNLLTEQLEADGSYSELLQQYEIEKSKLNKLAEEWAVLAIASNVLERTKNEFRLERLPKVIKVATQYLTIFTKHRYVKILAPIEENSFIVERKDGRRFSPKELSRGTKEQLYLALRLALANVYPSQTPYPLIVDDIFVNFDSIRTKRAVEVLRKASEDHQVIFFTCHHHLLIHFTDKEVTTLSVKANGIQEEGYEVS